A region of the Zerene cesonia ecotype Mississippi unplaced genomic scaffold, Zerene_cesonia_1.1 Zces_u006, whole genome shotgun sequence genome:
CACGGTTCTCCGTTTTTCAATTTACGCCAAGGTCTGATTGATggcaaagtaaaatattttccgaGTGTCGCAGAACcatacaaaatgttaaaacaagtATTCCAACATGAGAGGcacaatgtattttatttgcgCAGTACGAGTAGCAAAATTCAAATACACAAGGATCgttacaaacattattatatttatttcatggaCTCCTCAAATGAAACGCGAGCAGAGGCGCTGAGACGTCACGATTTAATAATGCGCGAGGTATATTTTGTCATAAGGCGAATGGCTACTGGTCCAATTGTAGCATTTTATACTGGAAAAACAAATCCGATTGTTGTGgagaaaattaatttcctgTCCATGAAGCCCTCGGTGGATAAACGAGCGCCTGGTGTTACTATAACTAGTACAGGAGGATTATTTCGGTTGATTGGTATGTGCTTAATATTGTAATCTTTCCTTCAACTAATTCGAATACTTCCTTTAACTAGTTCGAATACTGGCGGCATGCGCGACGCGATTTGCTTATTTGCGTTTGCTTAGCCTGCTAAAGTGAGGCAAAACGTCTTTATTCTATAAGGTTTTTCATTGGAAAACTTGTGTTCTAGTATCTAAACTGAAGTTTTGTTAGTATaagcataaatttaattaggaAAAGAAGAGAAGAGGTCTTTGAATTGAAtactcaatattttatattggaatAATTTAAGCGTCAGCCGTCAGCGGCATTTCCAAAATTCCGACTCTTTAAAGCCTTAGGTGGTTtacctaaaaaataaagacaaaggTAACAGTTTAATACAtcgcataatattaataaatgttgaataataataaataatgcacacatatattattagtcTATTTATTATCGGTGTCTTCTTATTGAATTCTTCATGAGAAAAGGATTTTCTAtacagtaaataatttatatgctcTTTGTTTTGAATAAGTTGACCGGGTTGCGACCGGATATGAAAAGAATTAAGCAAAACTCGTAAACAATTCACAGACAATATATAACTGTAttagtacattattttatcattaacttACATACTTGTCTGCGTCTCTTCCACTATTAAACGCGCCAGCGTGAACACACCCGTACGAAGTAGCTGACGCAATTGGCGCGAGCGAGTCCACGTCCTACGTAGGATTCGCATCAGTTTGAACGAAgcttatttccttttcctagTGACTTATTTCAAAGTTGTAGTACCTACAACCTTTGAATTCATAAGCGTATTGTATCTACTTGTATATTGAGCCCCTTgagtataaaattcaatttttcataattcccgcgcattacaatttaattatatgataagtTAATTAGAGCGAAATGAATAATTCGCGGAATTGGTACATATATCGTATCCTAGATCTACAGACTCTGCAGGGCTCTGTTATGGCCCTTTCGTCCTACCTTTTAATTCATCTGTAACTGTAAACGCGAAAATCTTAAAGAATATTTGTGACTCTcccgcaaaaaccactgaatggATATTCACGATATTTTACAGCGATGTAGCTTACGTACCAGAATAACACAAACGttacaatacaaatacttATATAGATGAACTAAAGCCTGTGTAAAGAACGAGGTACTTTTCAGCTggtaaaataacttttaatattagtcGTGTATTGTTTAAGTTGATTATAAAtgttcaaaaatacaaatatcatgtttaaaataatcgtTTGGCTAAAAGCACTCCATAATGACATTTGAATTATCTTAAAGGTGTATATTCAACATTGGGTTCCCGTCGCTCCACGTTCAGTCAAATACCACTCGTAGCTGAAGAAACGTGGACCCGCCGCCATCTCAACACCAGAATGGCATACACCGATTTCGAATTAGAGTTCTCGTTTTCCTTTAAAGATGAAGGATGGATTGTTGGTAtgttcatattatgttattacgtAATTGAATCTCTTGAACGTTATCTAACAGAATTTTGTAGGTACGAACGAACAGTTTCAATCTTCTCAAAAGATGagtataatgtatatgttttCAAACATcatgttacattataatatatgtatactaaaatggaatataatatgtaataggaatataatatgtaaaaatattgttcaattCAATTCTTTTGGTGAGTTGaattgaacaatattttttgcatattatattacattttagtcttacacctttaaacgagcaattcttgtatatatatatatatatatatatatatatatatatatatatatatatatatatatatatatatatatatatatatatatatatatatatatatatatatatatatgtatatataattggaatctcggaatcggctccgacgattttcatgaaatttagtatatggggggtttcgggggcgataaatcgatctagctaggaatttgttttagaaaatgtcatattcgtgtttttttttctgacatctattggtgaataataatactattttgcttcgtagatagctggacaactgaaataacacataggcactttttataccgatattcctacgggttacggacttacgcggtttcaaccgcgggtcacagctagtatacataatatattataatgtaacatgATGTTCgaaatttattgttctttgtgatttaaaaaatcaacatgTCAAACAACGATTTAAttgcacagataacatagcCCTCCTCGAATACGGCGAAGAGGTTGGTCGCACGAAACTCGGCGTAGGTGCACCCTGGCGCTGGTCGTATGTATGCGGGGAACCGCTCGTTTTGGTCAACACAAGGGATGGTAGCTCTGTGATCATTTCTCAATATCAGgtattgaaagaaataaaggtaatagtattatatattatctgtggtagtaGGTTGGTGGACGATTTCTTGTAGATGGTGGTAAGAAATAGGATTTCTATTGTTATATGTTTGataggtaatttaattatctcgATAATATTTCACTGATAtctgttttgtacaatttatatcGTATTCGAAAGAGtccttgtttttatttttgatgtgaAATTTTCTGGCGTGGCTAAATGATagcgataataatatatacagtctATATGCAGTAGTGTGTacggtgtaatattttattttatcattatgacatatttagttcCAATCACAGTCTATTctttgcatattaattttataaaataatgtcgatgtttcacatctgccAGGCGTCTCGTGAcggctcacattttttttatttacagatacAGCCGTTTCATACAGATTTAATACTACGCAACGGATCTGAAGGCAACGACACACACTGCTTTGGCCCAGCGGTACACTGCGGGCCATATTTTAATGCGCATATTCTAGCTGGGTTGATGGTAACATTTTTCTGTCTCGGAATATTGACGTACGGTATTACCAGTTTGTATAATTGTCCAGCGAATGATAGATATGACGACCCGCAAGGAAAGCAGTTGGTGATTGTGTCGGATGGCTCACattaattttgtgtat
Encoded here:
- the LOC119838932 gene encoding uncharacterized protein LOC119838932, which codes for MWLGLIIGLRLLNCGFAMDSVPVFIMDFESVLPHVIVDPNPFYKVDSIVFFDIIHEALKNGRIVLMFIEEKFSVEDISIKDTHGSPFFNLRQGLIDGKVKYFPSVAEPYKMLKQVFQHERHNVFYLRSTSSKIQIHKDRYKHYYIYFMDSSNETRAEALRRHDLIMREVYFVIRRMATGPIVAFYTGKTNPIVVEKINFLSMKPSVDKRAPGVTITSTGGLFRLIGVYSTLGSRRSTFSQIPLVAEETWTRRHLNTRMAYTDFELEFSFSFKDEGWIVDNIALLEYGEEVGRTKLGVGAPWRWSYVCGEPLVLVNTRDGSSVIISQYQIQPFHTDLILRNGSEGNDTHCFGPAVHCGPYFNAHILAGLMVTFFCLGILTYGITSLYNCPANDRYDDPQGKQLVIVSDGSH